The following nucleotide sequence is from Syntrophorhabdaceae bacterium.
ACACTTCTGGTGGAAGCAATAAGGGATCATATAGGCTTGATTGGGACAAAGAGAGGTTGTGATACCGTATCCTGTGGTGCATGTACGGTAATGATTGACGGCATGTCCGTGAAGTCATGTTCTGTGCTTGCAATGCAGGCCGAAGGCGCCCGGATAACTACCATTGAAGGGCTGGAAGAAAACGGCAAGCTGGCGCCCATCCAGAAGGCATTCATTGATCATGGTTCATACCAGTGTGGTTTTTGTGCTCCCGGCATGATTATGTCCGCACAGGCATTGCTCAACGAGAACCCGGCTCCTACCGAATGGGAGATAAGGGAAGGCATTGAAGGGAATATCTGCCGGTGCACCGGTTACAACAGCATCGTCCGGGCAATCGATGCGACGGCAAAAGGTAAATATGCGGAGGTTAAATCATGAACAAATACACCGTAATCAACCCACATTCAGAATTTAAGGTAATTAACACCCATATTCATAATATAGACGGTATGGCGAAAGTAACCGGCCGGGCGACCTATACCTTCGACGTGAAGCTGCCCAACATGCTCTACGGCAAGATACTGAGAAGCCCGCATGCCCATGCGAAGATCCTGAAGATCGATTACAGCAGGGCCATGGAGCTTCCCGGCGTCATTGGCGTTGTGACGGGCAAGGAGGACACCCTTGGCATCAAGCAGGGCATCTGGCGGCGTTACCAGGACCTCTGCGATGAGCAGGTGCTCCCTGTCGATAAGGTACGCTACATCGGCGAGCCTGTTGCGGCAGTGGCAGCAATAACCGAAGAGATCGCGGAGAAGGCCCTTGACTATATTGATGTTGACTACGAGGTGCTCCCCGGGGTTTTTGAGCCCCTCGACGCTATAAAGAAAGAGGCGCCGGAGATCCATGAAGGCTTTGAGCGGAACATCAACGTTACCCGGCATATCGAGTGGGGTGATGTGGAGGAGGCCTTCGAGGAAGCAGAGTACATACGGGAAGACTGGTTCAAGTGCGGCGGTCAGGCCCACATGTGCATGGAGACCCGTGCGGCAGTGTCCAGCTACACGCCTGATGGAAAACTTACCATATATCACTCCAACCAGTCCCCGTATTATATGCAGGGGCTTATGGCAGGAGTGCTCGGCATGAGAGAGGGCGATATCCGCGTCATCTCCACGTATGTCGGCGGCGGCTTCGGCGGCAAGTTCGAGCTTGACGGGGCGATATTCTGCAGCGCCGTGCTTTCTAAGAAACTCTTCAGGCCCGTCAAGATCGTATTCACGAGGGAAGAAGACTTCATCGCCACGAAACGCAGGACCCCCATGTTCTATTATGTACGGACCGGCGTGAAAAAGGACGGTACCTTCTGCGCGCGGGAAGCCAAGGTCTTTACCAACGGCGGTGCATACACGGGCATGGGCGCAACAGCGCTTTATCTCACAGGTTTTTTCCATTCATTCCCTTACAGGTGGAAAGGCTACCGCTATGACGGCTACAGGGTCTACACAAATACATTGCCGTCGACATCGATGCGCGGATTCGGAGCACCGCAGGCCATGTTCTGCTCGGAACAGCAGATAGAGTGGATTGCGGCTGATCTGGGTCTCGACCCGATCGACATGAGACGGAAGAATTCCCACCATGAAGGCTACGAAGTGCCGGGGCAGGCGACGATCGCAAGCTGCGGCATCGACCAGTGCTATGACGAGATCCGGAAATGGATCAAGGATAAAGGTAAATTGCCTGCGAACAGGGCCATCGGCATCTCTGCCTGCGGCTTCATGTCCGGCGGTATCTTCAACTGGTTCGATACCCCTTACTCATTCTCCTCTGCAGTGGTGACTATCAATCAGGATGGGACCGTGGAACTCTTTGTAGGCGCTCAGGAGATCGGTCAGGGATCGAATACCACGCTTGCCATCATTTGCGCAGAGGCGCTGGGTGTCAGGGTTGAGGATATCAAGGTACACTCGGGCGATACCGATTACTGTCCGCCCGATCTCGGCGCATGGGGTTCCAGACAGACCCTTATGGCCGGCAACGCAGTAAAGATGGCGGCAGAGGACGCAAAGAAACAGCTTCTTGAGTTTGCTTACGCGCAATCGGGATACAATATCGTATACGACATGGATATAAAAGATCGATGGGTACACGCTATCGCGCGTCCGGAAAGGGGCTACGACTTCGGTGAGCTGGTAAAGAAGGCCATTCGCGGCAAAGACGGCCAGAAGATCGTCGGCAGGGGCTACTATACGCCTCACAGAAAAGGCATGATCTCCCCGGCATACAGCTACATGCTCCAGGGAGTTGAAGTGGAAGTTGATGAAGAAACGGGCAAGATCAAGCTCGTCGACAGCATGACAGCACACGACTGCGGACAGCCCATCAACCATCTCGGTCTCATCGGTCAGCTCGAAGGCGCATTCTCCATGGCCGCCGGTTACGGGTATCTTGAATACATGCCCTATGAGGACGGCAAGCTGATGAACCCGAACCTGGTGGATTACAAAATGATCAGGGCCACAGAGATGCCCCCGGCGAATATTGCCGAGATCGATACCTATGAACCGGAGGGACCGTACGGCGCAAAGGAGGCCGGCGAAGGTCTTACCAACCCGACCGCAGCGGCCATCGGCAATGCCCTTTTCCACCGCTTTGGCATACAGATGAAAGAAAACCCCATACGGCCTGAGATGATCCTGAACGCCCTGAAAGAAAAGAAAGAAAAAGAGCAAGGGAAAAAAGGGAAAAAATAAAGAGGAGGGATACTGTGAACTTTAAATGTCCTGTATGTAAAAAAGAGTGGAATAGCAGTTTACAAGTCGCACGGCACATGTTTGGAACTGGCGATAAACCACATAAGGCCTGGGTTGACGAGCAAGGCAAAACGCAGGGTTTCACATTCATCGATCTTATGATCGAACAGGCCACAACACCGGGAAATAAAAGCTATGTAATGCTGGCCGAGGTCATTGAAAAGGCACAGGATAAGCTGTAAAAATAACGGGGAAGTTAAGGAAGGTCAATTCCATACATAGGAGGATTTTATGATTATAGAGGGAGGATTTACATTAAATGCACCCATCGATAAATTGTTTGATTTTTTGCTGAAGCCGGATACCATCATGACATGTATGCCCGGCGCAGAGTCGGTGAGGCTGATTGATGACACCTCATATGAGTGCGTGGTGAAACAGAAGGTCGGCCCCATCTCGGCAAAGCTGAAATTCGTGAACAAGCTTACAAAAATCGAGCGGCCCACCCATATGGAGATCGAAGGCGAAGGCGAAGACATGACAAAGCTTGGCCACTTCAAGAGCAAGACCACTGTGGACCTGAAAGAAGTGTCACCGGGCCAGGTAGAGGTTACCTATAAGTCGGATGTGAACATCGTCGGGAAGCTTGCCATGTTCGGCGACAGGATCATGAGGGCAAAGGCAAAGGATACAGAGAAGGCATTTACAAAGAACCTTCAGGAAAAGCTGAAAACCATCGTATAAGCAGTAAAATTTTTTAAAACCAAAGTATTAAGGGCTTCCAAACGGGAAGCCCTTTTTTTCGCTTGGACCCTCGAACCCTTGACCCCTGTGTTTACCCTAAGAGCTAAAGGCCTTTCTTATCTCCTTCTTCAGGATTTTTCCCTGGGGGCTCTTCGGCAGTTCTTTCCAGAATTCCACTGATTTGGGTTTCTTGAAACTTGCCAGCCGCTCGCCACAGAATGCCTTGATCTCATCCTCTGTAGCCCTGGCACCTGCCTTCAGGACAACAACGGCCTTCACAACCTCCCCCCAGTGTTCATCCGGTACCCCTATCACCGATGCCTCCGACACCGCAGGATGTTGATACAGAATCTCCTCTATCTCCCGCGGATACACATTAATCCCGCCTGAAATGATCATGTCGTTTTTTCTCTCGACGATATACACGTAGCCGTCTTCATCGAGCCTGCCGAGGTCGCCCGTATGGAGCCAGCCGTTTCTCAGCTTCTCCGCCGTTTCCTCGGGCATCTGCCAGTAGCCTTTCATCATCGCATCGCTTCTGCCGATTATCTCGCCCACTTCACCAGTGGGAACATCATTATCATTCTCATCAACGATCCTGATCTCGTAATTGAGCACAGGCTTTCCGGAAGAGGCCAGCCTGGCAACTTTCTTCTCGGAACCATCCATAATATGGTCTTCAGGTTTCAGGCACGTGGTAAAGGGCCCGCTCTCGGTCTGACCATACAATTGGGCAAAGCCACAGGGAAAAACCTCTATAGCCCTTTTCAGGAGTTCTACGGGCATAGGGGCAGCTGCGTACAAGATCAGCCGCAGGCTGCTCAGATCAAATCTTTTTACATCCGGTACCTGGAGGAGGGTATGGATCATCGTGGGAACCATTTGACATCGTGTAATCTTTTCCTTTGCAATATATTCCAGCGCCTGTACCGGGTCAAATCCTCCCTCACGCCGGATATAGAACGTGTTGGGCATAAAAGAATGGCGTACAATGTTATCTTCGCATGCCACATGATACATGGGGAAAGTGATCACGACCCTCTCGTCGTATTCAACCCTCAGATCGATGACGCTTGCCACGGCGTCGGATACGAGGTGCCTGTGTGTTCTCATGGCGCCCTTTGCCCTTCCTGTAGTTCCGGCGGTAAAGATAATGCTCAATACATCGTCTTCGGATACCGGGACCCCCGGCTCAGTGGCCTGACCGGCAGCAAGCACCTCTTCGTAGCCCTCCATAACCGGCAACTGAGCGCCCTGGAGGC
It contains:
- a CDS encoding long-chain-fatty-acid--CoA ligase, whose amino-acid sequence is MVFGDILIRNANKFPGKTAIVSEDIRLTFKAFNERVNRLANSLLKKGLNKGDRIGVLVHNCHQFMEIYFAAAKTGGIFCPYNNHLKQWEMKDIIDYSTPKFLLIDRDYAEMISALEPELKSVDCYICLQGAQLPVMEGYEEVLAAGQATEPGVPVSEDDVLSIIFTAGTTGRAKGAMRTHRHLVSDAVASVIDLRVEYDERVVITFPMYHVACEDNIVRHSFMPNTFYIRREGGFDPVQALEYIAKEKITRCQMVPTMIHTLLQVPDVKRFDLSSLRLILYAAAPMPVELLKRAIEVFPCGFAQLYGQTESGPFTTCLKPEDHIMDGSEKKVARLASSGKPVLNYEIRIVDENDNDVPTGEVGEIIGRSDAMMKGYWQMPEETAEKLRNGWLHTGDLGRLDEDGYVYIVERKNDMIISGGINVYPREIEEILYQHPAVSEASVIGVPDEHWGEVVKAVVVLKAGARATEDEIKAFCGERLASFKKPKSVEFWKELPKSPQGKILKKEIRKAFSS
- a CDS encoding SRPBCC domain-containing protein, yielding MIIEGGFTLNAPIDKLFDFLLKPDTIMTCMPGAESVRLIDDTSYECVVKQKVGPISAKLKFVNKLTKIERPTHMEIEGEGEDMTKLGHFKSKTTVDLKEVSPGQVEVTYKSDVNIVGKLAMFGDRIMRAKAKDTEKAFTKNLQEKLKTIV
- a CDS encoding (2Fe-2S)-binding protein, whose protein sequence is MEKQLLRLMVNGQEYELYINPKTLLVEAIRDHIGLIGTKRGCDTVSCGACTVMIDGMSVKSCSVLAMQAEGARITTIEGLEENGKLAPIQKAFIDHGSYQCGFCAPGMIMSAQALLNENPAPTEWEIREGIEGNICRCTGYNSIVRAIDATAKGKYAEVKS
- a CDS encoding xanthine dehydrogenase family protein molybdopterin-binding subunit; translated protein: MNKYTVINPHSEFKVINTHIHNIDGMAKVTGRATYTFDVKLPNMLYGKILRSPHAHAKILKIDYSRAMELPGVIGVVTGKEDTLGIKQGIWRRYQDLCDEQVLPVDKVRYIGEPVAAVAAITEEIAEKALDYIDVDYEVLPGVFEPLDAIKKEAPEIHEGFERNINVTRHIEWGDVEEAFEEAEYIREDWFKCGGQAHMCMETRAAVSSYTPDGKLTIYHSNQSPYYMQGLMAGVLGMREGDIRVISTYVGGGFGGKFELDGAIFCSAVLSKKLFRPVKIVFTREEDFIATKRRTPMFYYVRTGVKKDGTFCAREAKVFTNGGAYTGMGATALYLTGFFHSFPYRWKGYRYDGYRVYTNTLPSTSMRGFGAPQAMFCSEQQIEWIAADLGLDPIDMRRKNSHHEGYEVPGQATIASCGIDQCYDEIRKWIKDKGKLPANRAIGISACGFMSGGIFNWFDTPYSFSSAVVTINQDGTVELFVGAQEIGQGSNTTLAIICAEALGVRVEDIKVHSGDTDYCPPDLGAWGSRQTLMAGNAVKMAAEDAKKQLLEFAYAQSGYNIVYDMDIKDRWVHAIARPERGYDFGELVKKAIRGKDGQKIVGRGYYTPHRKGMISPAYSYMLQGVEVEVDEETGKIKLVDSMTAHDCGQPINHLGLIGQLEGAFSMAAGYGYLEYMPYEDGKLMNPNLVDYKMIRATEMPPANIAEIDTYEPEGPYGAKEAGEGLTNPTAAAIGNALFHRFGIQMKENPIRPEMILNALKEKKEKEQGKKGKK